The nucleotide window GACAGTCGCCAGGCCACCACGTACCGGCTGAACCAGTCCATCGTTGCGGCCAGGTACATGAACCCGGTGGGCATCGGGATGTACGTGATGTCCGTGCTCCACACCTGATGGACCCGGTCGATGGCCACGCCCCGCAACAGGTACGGGTACACCTTGTGCCCGGACCCGACCGACAGCTTGGGCTTGGGGTACAGGGCCTCCAACCCCATGATCCGCAACAGCCGCTGCACCCGCTTGCGGTTCACCTCGTGGCCCTGGGTGCCCAGCCACGCGGCCAGGCGCCGGCTCCCGTAGAACGGGCACGTCGTGTACTGCTCGTCGATCAACCGCATCAGCGTCAGGTTCTCCGCGCTCTCCGGGGTCGGCTCGTAGTACACCGTCGAGCGGTTCAATCCGATCAGCTCGCACTGGCGCCGGACGCTCAGCTCCGGGTGCTCGGCCTCGATCCGGGCACGCTTGGCCTCAGCCGAGGGCGGCCGATTTTTTTTTCACCCAGTCGAGTTCCACCTTGAGGCGGCCGATCTGCTCGTACAACTCGGTCGTCTTGTCTTCCGGGGGGCCGGTGCCCTTCGCCCCCGAGGCGAACACGGCCTCGGCCCCGGTGAGCAACTGCTTCTTCCACCCATGAATCAGGGTCGGGTGGACGCCGTGCTGACTCGCCAGTTCGTTGATGGTCTTGTCGCCCTTGAGGGCCGCCAGCGCGACCTGGGCCTTGAACGCCGCCGAGTGACTCTTCCGCTTGCCCGCCATGGGTTCCCCTTTCCTGGGCCTCCGGTATAGCTTAACCGGCGGTCCAGTTTTCGGGGTCCACTATACCGGCCAGCCGCGCGACATCCGCGGTGGTGTACGGGGCGAGGGGGTTGGTAGGATCTTGCTCGACCCCAACAGCGTTGAAGAAGACTTCTAGCCGCCGCGCCAGCATTGCGCGGACTTCGTCGCCTGTGCGCACTTCGGTGAGACGGATCGGCTCCGGATCATGTTCGAGTCGGTCGAGTTTGGGACGCGGAAGGTATCCCTTTTCTCTGGAACT belongs to Gemmata obscuriglobus and includes:
- a CDS encoding IS3 family transposase (programmed frameshift) codes for the protein MAGKRKSHSAAFKAQVALAALKGDKTINELASQHGVHPTLIHGWKKQLLTGAEAVFASGAKGTGPPEDKTTELYEQIGRLKVELDWVKKKSAASAEAKRARIEAEHPELSVRRQCELIGLNRSTVYYEPTPESAENLTLMRLIDEQYTTCPFYGSRRLAAWLGTQGHEVNRKRVQRLLRIMGLEALYPKPKLSVGSGHKVYPYLLRGVAIDRVHQVWSTDITYIPMPTGFMYLAATMDWFSRYVVAWRLSNTLDGSFCQDMLEEALGRGKPEVFNTDQGVQFTAAAWVGRLERAGVAVSMDGRGRCLDNVFVERLWRSVKYEDVYLKGYESVPALESGLRAYFGFYNTERLHQSLDYRTPAQVYGVGATKAPTKQ